A single region of the Mechercharimyces sp. CAU 1602 genome encodes:
- a CDS encoding Na/Pi cotransporter family protein produces the protein MKEILIPLATGLTIFLFGMQLIRMGLQELAGDHMRRVIRTFTRTPVHGFITGTLSTAVLQSSSMVTVLTIGFVHSGFLTFPQSIGVILGTNIGTTLTTEILTLNIEDFALPLILFGASMRLFPNKVWANIGLSMAGFGCIFLGMEAIQWIAEPLKERGLVDWMLFDNHSPVWSGILVGTLLTAIIQSSSASIAMTMGFFATGLIPLPFALAIILGSNIGTCITGLIAAIGTIRPAQQVAVAHLILNVGGAILFAPLIDWFAAYTTQLQLEPASQIAHFQTIYNVLCSLIVLPFATPFARLITTILPEQTESWRISTNLGQKK, from the coding sequence ATGAAAGAAATTTTAATTCCCTTAGCGACAGGCTTAACCATCTTCTTATTTGGTATGCAGTTAATTCGCATGGGATTGCAAGAACTGGCGGGCGATCATATGCGACGCGTCATCCGCACTTTTACACGCACACCTGTACATGGATTTATTACAGGCACTCTTTCTACCGCTGTTCTTCAAAGTAGTAGTATGGTTACCGTACTTACGATCGGCTTTGTTCACTCTGGTTTCTTAACGTTTCCACAATCCATTGGCGTCATTTTGGGAACCAACATCGGCACTACCTTAACAACAGAGATTTTAACGCTTAACATCGAGGACTTCGCTCTTCCACTAATTCTTTTTGGAGCCAGTATGCGCTTGTTCCCCAATAAAGTATGGGCAAACATAGGACTTTCCATGGCAGGATTCGGCTGTATTTTTCTCGGTATGGAAGCAATCCAATGGATAGCTGAACCATTGAAAGAACGCGGATTAGTAGATTGGATGCTATTTGATAATCATAGTCCTGTCTGGAGTGGCATTCTTGTCGGTACCTTGCTTACCGCCATCATCCAAAGTAGTAGTGCCTCCATCGCCATGACGATGGGCTTCTTTGCTACGGGGCTTATACCTCTTCCCTTCGCATTAGCCATCATTTTGGGGAGTAACATTGGAACGTGTATCACCGGATTAATCGCTGCGATTGGTACTATTCGGCCTGCCCAACAAGTAGCGGTCGCTCATCTTATTCTCAATGTAGGAGGAGCAATTCTCTTCGCCCCTCTCATTGATTGGTTTGCCGCTTATACCACCCAACTCCAACTGGAACCAGCCTCTCAAATTGCCCATTTTCAAACAATCTACAACGTTTTATGCTCCCTAATCGTTCTTCCTTTTGCTACGCCTTTTGCTCGTCTTATTACCACCATTCTTCCTGAACAGACAGAAAGCTGGCGCATTTCTACTAATTTGGGGCAAAAAAAATAA
- a CDS encoding arylsulfotransferase family protein, which translates to MSSFESSRSQPQVWNFMSEPDLHPMRVTVNVNKPGTAPGFIFVGPGQRAGNVMQGALIMDQLGNPVWFRPLEGGLTNTDFRVQTYKGKPVLTMWQGELESFLLGLPAPGAFFLIFNQNYQVIKRLKARKGFISDVHEFTITKRNTALFIGIKKVPADLTPFGGPKQGVIINDAIQEVDLKTGKLLFMWEALTHVSPTESMLPASSAAEEDNIWDPYHTNSLQEGPDDTLLVSMRNMWTIFCIDKKTGNILWRLGGKRSDFTFGPNATFSWQHNARLLPGNRISLFDNSCCASPTTLPEGVTHGLILKLDLKRMRANVDRTYFHAPPLISTVAGNVQNLENGNKFIGWGAESYLSEYRGNGNTPANPKENFIYDMKFPDRIGSYRAFKNKWVGLPLNPPSIAVDLFGNAAVVYASWNGSTETVAWRVLAGMTPQTVSVVRKSASRKGFETAIVVESGGPYFQVKALDSSSKVIGTSGVVRAVE; encoded by the coding sequence ATGTCATCTTTTGAATCGTCACGTTCTCAACCTCAAGTGTGGAATTTTATGTCGGAACCCGATCTTCACCCTATGAGAGTAACTGTCAATGTGAACAAACCTGGAACGGCCCCTGGATTCATATTTGTGGGTCCCGGACAACGTGCTGGTAACGTAATGCAAGGAGCTTTAATTATGGATCAGCTTGGAAATCCCGTCTGGTTTCGTCCTCTCGAGGGTGGTCTTACAAATACAGATTTTCGTGTGCAAACATATAAAGGGAAACCTGTTTTAACCATGTGGCAAGGTGAGTTGGAGTCTTTCTTACTAGGGCTACCTGCTCCAGGAGCATTTTTTCTCATATTTAATCAGAATTATCAGGTTATAAAGAGGTTAAAAGCTAGAAAAGGGTTTATTTCTGATGTGCATGAGTTTACGATTACCAAACGCAATACGGCACTATTCATTGGTATCAAAAAAGTACCAGCTGATCTAACCCCATTTGGCGGACCAAAACAGGGTGTTATTATAAACGATGCAATCCAAGAGGTTGATTTAAAAACAGGGAAACTCCTTTTCATGTGGGAGGCGCTTACACATGTTAGCCCTACTGAATCCATGCTCCCAGCATCATCAGCAGCGGAAGAAGACAATATTTGGGATCCATATCATACCAATTCGTTGCAAGAAGGTCCAGATGATACCCTGCTCGTGAGCATGAGGAATATGTGGACAATTTTCTGTATTGATAAAAAAACAGGAAATATTTTATGGCGATTGGGTGGGAAGAGGAGTGATTTTACGTTTGGACCTAACGCTACTTTCTCATGGCAACATAACGCTCGCCTTTTACCAGGGAATAGGATTAGTTTGTTTGATAACTCATGTTGTGCATCTCCTACTACACTACCCGAAGGGGTGACGCATGGTCTGATTCTCAAGCTTGATCTAAAAAGGATGCGGGCCAATGTAGATCGCACGTATTTTCATGCTCCCCCACTAATTTCCACCGTGGCAGGCAATGTTCAAAATTTGGAAAATGGAAATAAATTTATTGGTTGGGGAGCAGAGTCCTATCTCTCCGAATACAGAGGGAATGGGAATACACCTGCAAACCCTAAAGAAAATTTCATCTATGATATGAAGTTTCCTGATCGGATTGGTTCGTATAGAGCCTTTAAAAATAAATGGGTCGGTCTCCCTTTGAACCCACCGAGCATTGCAGTTGATCTTTTTGGTAATGCTGCTGTTGTGTATGCGTCATGGAATGGTTCAACAGAGACTGTTGCCTGGCGAGTCCTAGCTGGTATGACACCTCAGACCGTGAGTGTGGTGCGAAAGAGTGCTTCACGTAAGGGGTTTGAGACTGCCATCGTAGTGGAGTCGGGGGGACCCTATTTCCAAGTGAAAGCGTTAGACTCATCGTCAAAGGTTATTGGGACATCAGGGGTTGTGAGGGCTGTAGAGTAA
- the prmA gene encoding 50S ribosomal protein L11 methyltransferase, with the protein MEYTIETSAEALEATSALFMTCGAGGVEVVDPEVLERDGIGPYGEIYDLSPADYPRAGIWIKGYFPVTDEDSKVEEQLRAGMKRIGASGLDVGTARLVVARVSEDEWADAWKKYYRTFQVSDRITVRPLWEEYQPVSADEIIISLDPGMSFGTGSHPTTAMCLRLLEKYLQSDENVIDVGCGSGILSIAAAKLGATHVLALDLDDVAVHHTKNNVIENDVDAQVEVRQGDLLTGVSEQAHLVISNILAEVIVYLAPDIPEALLPGGTWIASGIIADKETIVVTAMKGAGLTVLETIRQGDWVAIAAKKMIRYEE; encoded by the coding sequence ATGGAGTATACGATTGAAACGAGCGCAGAAGCGTTGGAAGCAACCAGTGCCCTTTTTATGACTTGTGGGGCTGGTGGGGTAGAGGTAGTAGATCCTGAAGTTTTAGAGCGCGATGGTATTGGACCATATGGAGAGATTTATGATCTTTCGCCTGCTGACTATCCGCGTGCAGGGATCTGGATAAAGGGGTATTTTCCTGTTACCGATGAGGACAGTAAGGTAGAAGAACAGTTGCGTGCGGGAATGAAGCGAATTGGTGCGTCAGGTTTAGATGTAGGTACAGCACGGTTGGTGGTAGCGCGTGTATCGGAAGATGAGTGGGCAGATGCGTGGAAAAAGTATTATCGCACCTTTCAAGTAAGCGATAGGATCACAGTTCGACCACTGTGGGAAGAGTATCAGCCGGTTTCTGCAGATGAGATTATCATCTCACTCGATCCGGGTATGTCATTTGGAACGGGGAGTCACCCTACCACGGCCATGTGTTTACGCTTATTGGAGAAGTACCTACAGTCAGATGAGAATGTGATCGACGTGGGTTGCGGCAGTGGGATATTAAGCATTGCGGCGGCAAAGTTAGGTGCTACTCATGTGCTCGCTCTCGATTTAGATGATGTGGCTGTTCATCACACGAAAAATAATGTGATTGAAAATGATGTAGATGCACAAGTCGAAGTGCGGCAAGGGGATTTGCTGACGGGAGTGTCTGAGCAAGCTCACCTTGTCATTTCTAATATTTTGGCGGAAGTGATTGTTTACCTGGCACCTGACATTCCGGAGGCGTTGTTACCAGGAGGGACTTGGATCGCTTCTGGTATTATCGCAGATAAGGAGACGATAGTAGTAACAGCGATGAAGGGGGCGGGCTTAACTGTATTGGAAACGATTCGCCAAGGGGACTGGGTAGCCATTGCCGCAAAAAAAATGATAAGATACGAGGAGTAG
- the deoC gene encoding deoxyribose-phosphate aldolase, protein MDQKNLAALIDHTLLKPEATVGQIDELCAEAKQHQFASVCVNPIWVKRCAEHLKGSGVKVCTVIGFPLGATTPEVKAFETRQAIEHGATEVDMVMNIGAFKSGDLDLVKMDMKAVVEAAGDCVVKVILETGFLSDEEVEIASRKAKEAGAHFVKTSTGFGPGGATVDHIRLMRRIVGDQMGVKASGGVRDRETVHKMVAAGATRIGASSGVAIVAGEAGTSDY, encoded by the coding sequence ATGGATCAGAAAAACTTGGCCGCTCTTATCGACCATACCTTATTAAAACCGGAGGCAACAGTTGGGCAGATTGATGAGCTATGTGCTGAAGCGAAGCAACATCAGTTTGCGTCTGTTTGTGTAAACCCTATATGGGTAAAACGGTGTGCTGAGCATTTAAAAGGAAGTGGAGTTAAGGTATGTACAGTGATTGGTTTTCCTTTGGGTGCAACGACTCCGGAGGTAAAAGCATTTGAGACAAGACAGGCGATCGAGCATGGAGCCACCGAAGTGGACATGGTAATGAATATAGGTGCTTTTAAATCCGGAGATCTTGATTTAGTAAAGATGGACATGAAAGCGGTAGTCGAGGCAGCGGGGGATTGTGTTGTTAAGGTTATATTGGAAACGGGCTTTTTATCAGATGAGGAAGTAGAAATAGCGTCCCGGAAAGCAAAAGAAGCGGGTGCTCACTTTGTTAAAACTTCGACTGGCTTCGGGCCGGGAGGTGCAACAGTTGATCACATCCGTCTAATGCGTCGCATCGTAGGTGATCAGATGGGTGTAAAGGCATCAGGCGGTGTACGTGATCGTGAGACCGTGCACAAGATGGTGGCTGCAGGTGCAACCCGTATTGGAGCTAGTTCTGGTGTGGCTATTGTAGCAGGTGAGGCAGGGACAAGCGACTATTAA
- a CDS encoding TIGR00730 family Rossman fold protein, protein MKRICIFAGSNVGTRQEYQEAAVQLSKELVEYEMDVVFGGSSIGLMGVMANTILDNGGKVVGVIPKNLFRGEMVHTQLTQLFQVKTMHERKAKMGELSDAFIALPGGFGTLEEIFEVVSWGQLGIHQKPIGLYNVAGYYDPLLQLVERGIEDEFIPEEHRDLLICESDPARLIEKIKSSQPPGETDKWKEIPSS, encoded by the coding sequence ATGAAACGTATCTGTATCTTTGCAGGCTCCAACGTAGGAACGAGGCAGGAGTATCAGGAAGCAGCTGTTCAGTTAAGTAAAGAATTAGTAGAATATGAGATGGATGTTGTGTTTGGTGGCTCTAGTATTGGATTGATGGGGGTGATGGCGAACACCATTCTGGATAATGGCGGGAAAGTGGTCGGTGTAATTCCCAAAAATTTGTTTCGTGGAGAAATGGTTCATACACAGCTTACACAACTCTTTCAAGTGAAAACCATGCACGAACGAAAGGCAAAGATGGGGGAGCTATCTGATGCTTTTATTGCGCTACCAGGTGGATTTGGTACTTTGGAAGAAATCTTCGAAGTGGTGAGCTGGGGACAACTTGGCATACACCAAAAACCAATTGGTCTTTATAATGTGGCTGGTTATTATGATCCCTTACTCCAGCTGGTTGAGCGTGGGATTGAAGATGAATTTATACCTGAGGAGCATCGAGATTTACTCATCTGTGAGAGCGATCCAGCCCGCCTAATCGAAAAAATTAAGTCTTCTCAACCCCCAGGGGAAACAGATAAATGGAAAGAGATTCCTTCATCATGA
- the dnaJ gene encoding molecular chaperone DnaJ, protein MVSQKDLYEVLGVSSDASKEEIRKAYRKLARKYHPDVNSDEGAEDKFKELTKAYEVLSDEQKRSNYDRFGTADPTGAGAGGFGAGGQDFGFGDIFDMFFGGGGRRGNPNGPRRGADLEYRMAVEFKDAVFGKKIDVPLERTESCDQCHGSGAKPGTNPETCSTCKGTGEAETIQNTPFGRIVNRRICHQCGGTGKYIPEKCTQCHGSGEQKRKKKIQIKIPAGVQDGAQLRVSGEGEPGKKGGPAGDLYITLRVKTHEYFSREGDDIVCELPITFIQAALGDEVVVPTLKGRANLKVPAGTQTGTEFRLRGKGVPHLHGTGEGDQRVKIRVVTPTKLSEEQKEALREFSRVSGDYIHEQHDSFFDKMKKAFRHD, encoded by the coding sequence CTGGTGAGTCAGAAAGATTTGTATGAAGTTCTTGGTGTGAGCAGTGATGCGTCCAAAGAAGAGATTCGAAAGGCGTATCGAAAATTAGCTCGCAAATACCATCCAGATGTGAATTCGGATGAAGGTGCAGAAGATAAATTTAAAGAGCTGACGAAAGCATATGAAGTATTATCCGATGAGCAGAAGCGCTCCAATTATGACCGCTTTGGGACAGCAGACCCTACGGGGGCTGGCGCAGGTGGTTTTGGTGCAGGAGGGCAAGATTTTGGCTTTGGTGATATTTTTGATATGTTTTTCGGTGGGGGCGGTCGCCGTGGCAACCCCAATGGACCTCGACGTGGGGCTGATTTAGAGTACCGGATGGCTGTTGAGTTTAAAGATGCTGTCTTTGGTAAAAAAATAGATGTTCCGCTAGAGCGTACCGAATCGTGTGACCAGTGCCACGGAAGTGGAGCGAAACCAGGGACAAACCCTGAAACATGTTCTACCTGTAAAGGGACAGGTGAAGCGGAAACGATTCAAAACACACCGTTTGGACGGATTGTCAACCGGAGGATCTGTCATCAGTGTGGGGGGACAGGGAAGTATATCCCTGAGAAGTGTACACAGTGTCATGGTTCGGGAGAACAAAAACGAAAGAAAAAAATTCAGATCAAGATCCCAGCAGGGGTACAAGATGGTGCCCAGCTACGTGTAAGTGGAGAAGGCGAACCGGGGAAAAAGGGTGGTCCGGCAGGGGATTTGTACATTACGTTGCGTGTGAAAACGCATGAGTATTTCTCACGCGAAGGCGATGATATTGTCTGCGAACTGCCAATCACCTTTATTCAAGCGGCATTGGGAGATGAGGTAGTCGTTCCTACATTAAAAGGACGCGCTAACTTGAAAGTGCCAGCTGGAACACAGACTGGTACTGAATTCCGCTTACGCGGGAAGGGCGTTCCTCATTTGCACGGTACGGGTGAAGGGGATCAACGGGTAAAAATTCGGGTCGTAACCCCGACCAAGTTGAGTGAAGAGCAAAAAGAAGCTTTACGCGAATTTAGTCGTGTGAGCGGGGACTATATTCATGAGCAACATGATAGTTTTTTTGATAAAATGAAGAAAGCATTTCGACATGATTAA
- a CDS encoding NUDIX hydrolase, with protein MEEIAAGGVVFHRQGCEIEVLLILDRYGRWTLPKGKQEPGETVEETALREIKEETGVRGRILSVLEKVHYIYYDRVRGKIDKSVTYYLVEAVSTDVTAQVEEIDAAKWFPLAEAAELHRTKGYDNNQSVVKEALQLLEGDES; from the coding sequence GTGGAAGAAATAGCTGCAGGTGGTGTTGTTTTTCACCGTCAAGGATGTGAAATTGAAGTTCTTCTTATCCTCGATCGGTATGGACGCTGGACTTTACCAAAAGGAAAACAAGAACCTGGTGAGACTGTAGAAGAGACTGCGCTACGCGAGATTAAGGAAGAGACGGGTGTTCGAGGTCGGATCCTCTCAGTATTAGAAAAGGTTCATTATATCTACTATGACCGCGTACGTGGTAAAATCGACAAGAGTGTAACCTATTATTTGGTGGAAGCAGTAAGTACAGATGTAACTGCACAAGTAGAGGAGATTGATGCGGCAAAGTGGTTTCCACTCGCTGAGGCAGCAGAGCTTCATCGTACGAAGGGGTATGATAATAATCAATCCGTAGTAAAAGAAGCTTTACAACTATTGGAAGGGGATGAATCCTAA
- the mtaB gene encoding tRNA (N(6)-L-threonylcarbamoyladenosine(37)-C(2))-methylthiotransferase MtaB, whose translation MNHVKVGFHTLGCKVNSYETEAIWQLFQGAGYEKVDFENEADVYVINTCTVTNTGDKKSRQVIRRAVRKNPDAVIAVTGCYAQTSSNEVAQIPGVDIVVGTQGREKIVEYVEKFQQERTPINAVGNIMKAREFEDLDVPSFSERTRAYLKIQEGCNNFCTFCIIPWSRGLLRSRKVESVLTQARQLVAAGYKEVVLTGIHTAGYGEDMDDYSFADLLWELDKVEGLGRIRISSIEASQISDDVIDVLNRSEKMCRHLHIPLQAGDDTVLKRMRRKYTVAEYKEKIDYVRKAMPQFALTSDVIVGFPGETEAQFANTYRLIEELQFAELHVFPYSMRTGTPAARMPDQIPGEVKQERVQQLIELSTRLSHEYAEQFIGEVLEVIPEKPEGNGTYVGYSDNYLQVVFPCTEEMVGKVCRVRIDTVSGKTCHGTFVRVVDDASRSAVAG comes from the coding sequence GTGAATCATGTGAAAGTGGGTTTTCACACGTTAGGATGTAAAGTGAATTCATATGAAACAGAAGCGATTTGGCAACTGTTTCAAGGAGCAGGATATGAAAAAGTAGATTTTGAGAATGAAGCAGATGTGTATGTGATCAATACGTGCACAGTGACGAATACGGGTGATAAGAAGAGTCGCCAAGTGATTCGCCGGGCCGTGCGTAAAAACCCAGATGCGGTAATTGCAGTGACCGGATGTTATGCACAAACCTCATCTAATGAAGTAGCTCAAATCCCTGGAGTAGATATCGTAGTTGGAACGCAGGGGAGAGAGAAGATCGTTGAATATGTAGAGAAATTTCAACAAGAGCGTACACCCATCAACGCAGTAGGTAACATTATGAAAGCACGTGAGTTTGAAGATCTAGATGTTCCTTCATTTTCAGAACGTACCCGTGCGTATTTGAAGATCCAAGAAGGGTGTAACAACTTTTGTACCTTCTGCATCATTCCGTGGTCGCGTGGGTTACTTCGTAGTCGGAAAGTGGAAAGTGTATTAACCCAAGCGCGTCAGTTGGTGGCCGCAGGGTACAAAGAAGTCGTATTAACCGGGATTCATACGGCTGGTTATGGCGAAGACATGGATGATTATTCCTTTGCTGATCTCTTGTGGGAGTTGGATAAAGTGGAAGGTTTGGGGCGTATCCGCATCAGCTCTATTGAAGCGAGTCAGATCAGCGATGATGTGATTGATGTGCTTAATCGCTCAGAAAAAATGTGTCGTCATCTGCATATCCCACTGCAAGCAGGCGATGATACAGTCTTAAAGCGCATGCGCCGCAAGTATACGGTGGCGGAATATAAAGAGAAGATTGACTATGTACGCAAAGCCATGCCTCAATTTGCTCTTACCTCCGATGTGATCGTTGGGTTCCCTGGGGAGACAGAAGCGCAATTTGCCAATACGTATCGTTTGATTGAAGAGTTGCAGTTTGCAGAGCTTCATGTGTTTCCATACTCGATGCGGACAGGCACTCCAGCGGCACGTATGCCTGACCAAATTCCAGGGGAAGTGAAACAAGAAAGAGTGCAGCAATTGATCGAGCTATCGACACGACTCTCTCATGAATATGCTGAGCAATTTATTGGTGAAGTCTTAGAAGTGATCCCAGAAAAGCCGGAAGGTAACGGTACTTACGTCGGTTATTCCGATAATTATTTGCAAGTGGTGTTTCCTTGTACGGAAGAAATGGTAGGTAAGGTTTGCCGTGTGCGCATTGACACTGTTTCTGGCAAGACGTGTCATGGTACCTTTGTACGTGTAGTAGATGATGCTTCACGTTCAGCTGTTGCGGGATAA
- a CDS encoding 16S rRNA (uracil(1498)-N(3))-methyltransferase — MQRYFIEADSIKGNRIIITGDDVHHIRTVLRSNPGEKVLCCDSRGTDYIVHLEKFHADAIEGRIETSTPSLSEAPIHITIAQSLPKGDKMDYVVQKGTELGASAFLPFMSQRTVVKLNDKKAEKRVERWQRIAKEAAEQSHRGKIPIVHGPIPWKQLLHDQASFDHVWIAYEKGGEALTAAGRDIEHGDRLLIIIGPEGGFTDEEVSEAEEAGMTRVSLGPRILRTETAGLAVLACLMVINGEVG; from the coding sequence ATGCAACGCTACTTTATTGAAGCGGACTCGATCAAGGGTAATCGCATCATCATCACAGGTGATGATGTACATCATATACGAACCGTATTGCGCAGTAATCCCGGTGAAAAGGTTCTCTGTTGTGACAGTAGAGGGACGGATTACATCGTACATCTGGAGAAGTTTCACGCCGATGCGATTGAGGGTCGCATCGAGACCTCTACACCATCGCTGAGTGAGGCACCTATTCACATTACCATCGCACAATCTTTACCCAAAGGGGATAAGATGGATTATGTAGTGCAGAAAGGGACAGAATTGGGTGCAAGTGCATTTTTACCTTTTATGTCACAGCGAACGGTCGTTAAACTAAATGATAAAAAAGCAGAAAAGCGTGTGGAACGATGGCAACGCATAGCCAAAGAGGCAGCAGAACAATCTCACCGCGGGAAGATCCCTATCGTTCACGGGCCGATACCGTGGAAGCAATTGTTACATGATCAGGCTAGCTTTGATCATGTATGGATTGCTTATGAGAAGGGTGGAGAAGCTCTCACAGCGGCTGGTCGAGATATAGAGCACGGCGATCGCCTCCTGATCATTATTGGGCCAGAGGGCGGATTTACGGATGAGGAAGTGAGTGAAGCAGAAGAGGCTGGCATGACCCGAGTTTCGTTGGGACCGCGTATCTTGCGGACTGAAACTGCTGGGCTGGCAGTCCTTGCTTGTTTGATGGTGATAAATGGAGAAGTGGGGTGA
- a CDS encoding catalase, whose protein sequence is MNENHHKLTTNQGRPVGDNQNSRTAGLRGPTLLEDAHLIEKIAHFDRERIPERVVHARGAGAHGTFKVFNDMKKYTKAAFLQEEGKETPVFVRFSTVIHSKGSPETARDPRGFSVKFYTEEGNYDIVGNHLPVFFIRDALKFPDMVHSLKPAPDTNIQDPDRYWDFMMRTPESTHMMTWLLSDYGTPANYRQMEGHSVHAFKWVNADGEVFYIKYFWKPLSGVRNLSAEELPQVQGEDFNHATRDLFNHIEQGNYPEWDLHVQIMRPEEMDSFDFDPLDATKMWPEDQFPWQLVGRMTLNRNPQNFFAEVEQSAFSPNATVPGIEPSEDKLLQGRLFSYPDTQRHRLGANYLQLPINCPYAKVNNYQVDGLMQTKTDLSPINYEPNRYSDRPIEHPEYLESETPLEGNAGRHKIYKTLDFEQAGERYRSFSEEEKENLIKNMVNDLKQVHEQTVMLAICNFYRADKDYGERLAHALGVDIKQYV, encoded by the coding sequence ATGAATGAGAACCATCATAAGTTAACAACCAACCAAGGACGTCCTGTAGGTGACAACCAAAACTCACGTACGGCAGGATTAAGAGGTCCAACATTACTAGAAGATGCACATCTGATTGAAAAAATTGCTCACTTTGATCGCGAGCGTATTCCGGAACGAGTAGTACACGCACGAGGAGCCGGAGCACACGGAACTTTTAAAGTATTTAATGATATGAAAAAATATACAAAAGCAGCTTTTCTTCAAGAAGAAGGGAAAGAGACCCCTGTCTTTGTTCGCTTCTCTACCGTTATTCACTCCAAAGGATCGCCGGAGACAGCACGAGATCCACGTGGATTTTCCGTTAAATTTTATACAGAGGAAGGCAATTACGATATTGTCGGTAACCACCTCCCCGTCTTTTTCATCCGTGACGCACTCAAGTTTCCAGACATGGTACACTCGCTCAAACCAGCGCCTGATACCAATATCCAAGACCCTGATCGCTACTGGGACTTTATGATGCGTACGCCTGAATCAACCCACATGATGACCTGGTTACTCTCCGATTACGGTACCCCTGCTAACTATCGCCAAATGGAAGGACATAGTGTTCATGCCTTCAAGTGGGTCAATGCTGACGGCGAGGTTTTCTATATTAAGTATTTCTGGAAACCACTTTCTGGTGTACGCAATCTGTCTGCAGAAGAACTCCCACAGGTTCAAGGAGAAGACTTCAACCATGCTACTCGCGATCTGTTTAATCATATCGAACAGGGAAACTACCCCGAATGGGATCTACATGTACAAATCATGCGCCCAGAAGAGATGGACTCCTTCGACTTCGATCCGCTCGATGCCACCAAAATGTGGCCAGAAGACCAGTTCCCATGGCAGCTGGTAGGACGAATGACACTTAACCGAAATCCACAAAACTTCTTTGCTGAAGTAGAACAGTCCGCATTCTCTCCTAACGCGACAGTACCTGGAATTGAGCCTTCTGAAGATAAACTTTTGCAGGGAAGACTCTTCTCCTATCCTGATACTCAACGCCATCGTCTAGGGGCAAACTACTTGCAATTACCTATTAACTGTCCTTATGCAAAGGTAAATAATTATCAAGTGGATGGGCTGATGCAGACCAAGACGGATCTCTCACCAATCAATTATGAACCTAACCGTTATAGTGACCGTCCAATCGAACACCCTGAGTATCTAGAATCAGAAACCCCGCTCGAAGGAAATGCTGGTCGACACAAGATCTACAAAACCCTTGATTTTGAGCAAGCTGGCGAACGCTACCGCTCCTTTAGCGAGGAAGAGAAAGAAAACTTGATTAAAAATATGGTAAATGACTTAAAGCAAGTTCACGAGCAGACAGTGATGCTCGCCATCTGCAACTTTTATCGTGCAGACAAAGACTACGGTGAACGCCTGGCACACGCGCTCGGTGTAGATATCAAACAGTATGTATAG
- a CDS encoding metallophosphoesterase — MENKIKPTISRRQFLKKGGRWGIGAAIGMGSLSSYGLWLEPHWVEWIKITISLPRLPGAFVGKKLLHFSDLHFGTTVKEKQLAQLVADINEEKPDLVCFTGDLYDKRSAMAATGRAVSAELDRIDAPLGKYSILGNHDYSDGLPAVGVLEEAGFEVLLNRHVKVTHKEKDLYMVGLEDLMLGDPQLLQALAGIPAGACSILLMHEPDFIDAVDATQVDLQLSGHSHGGQIRLPLVGPLLTPPYGGKYPEGLARGEKSGVQVYTSRGVGTTILPVRLFCRPQVTVITLQQ, encoded by the coding sequence ATGGAAAATAAAATAAAACCTACAATCTCACGTCGTCAATTTCTAAAGAAGGGCGGGAGATGGGGGATAGGCGCCGCCATTGGGATGGGCTCGCTTAGTAGTTACGGATTGTGGCTGGAACCACACTGGGTAGAATGGATAAAGATAACGATTTCTCTGCCACGGTTACCTGGAGCGTTTGTGGGAAAGAAACTTCTTCACTTTTCTGATCTACACTTTGGTACGACAGTGAAAGAGAAGCAATTAGCACAGTTAGTAGCTGACATTAATGAAGAAAAACCAGATCTCGTCTGCTTTACAGGAGATCTATATGACAAACGATCTGCGATGGCTGCAACAGGAAGAGCTGTCAGCGCTGAACTTGATCGAATAGATGCACCTCTTGGTAAATATAGCATATTAGGTAATCATGATTATTCAGATGGATTGCCCGCTGTTGGTGTGTTAGAGGAGGCAGGATTTGAAGTATTGCTGAATCGGCATGTTAAGGTTACACATAAGGAGAAAGACTTGTATATGGTGGGGTTGGAAGATCTCATGCTGGGTGACCCACAGTTACTTCAAGCGCTAGCAGGGATTCCTGCGGGGGCATGTTCCATCCTCCTGATGCACGAGCCAGATTTTATCGATGCAGTGGATGCTACTCAAGTGGACTTGCAATTATCGGGTCATAGTCATGGAGGGCAAATTCGTCTTCCATTAGTGGGACCATTGCTTACTCCTCCTTACGGGGGGAAGTATCCAGAAGGGTTGGCTAGAGGTGAGAAGTCAGGGGTACAGGTATATACAAGCCGCGGTGTGGGGACAACGATTTTACCTGTGCGATTGTTTTGTCGTCCACAAGTAACGGTGATTACATTACAGCAGTAA